A section of the Candidatus Eisenbacteria bacterium genome encodes:
- a CDS encoding ATP-dependent Clp protease ATP-binding subunit — MHDRFTERVRKVMYLAREEAGRLQHDYIGTEHLLLGIVREGEGIAATVLSNLGLDLDQIRQAVESMVSGSGGTLTIGEIPFTPRAKRVLELAVEEARLLGHNYVGTEHLLLGLIREGEGVAARVLMDLGADKKRVRDETLKLLGGHSAPGQAASPQKSETPALDQFGRDLTQLAREGKLDPVIGRHKEIERVVQVLCRRKKNNPALIGEPGVGKTAIAEGLAERIATHRVPHILMNKRLVTLDLASIVAGTKYRGQFEERLKAVMNEIRESDNVIIFIDELHTIVGAGGAEGAIDASNMLKPALARGELQCIGATTLDEYRKYIEKDGALERRFQPIMINPPTAAETMEIIRGLRDKYEAHHRAEITDEAIVAAVKLSDRFISDRFLPDKAIDIIDEAGSRARLAVSAIPKDLNDIEKKLNKVTQEKEAAICAQEFEKAAALRDQEKRLRQELLSFQKDWDVQKKEDKAVVDAEAVAAVVSSITGIPMRRLTQTEMEKLLHMEDEINKKIIGQDAAVVAISKAIRRNRAGMHDPRRPIGSFIFLGPTGVGKTELARVLAEFLFEDREALIRIDMSEFMEKFAVSRLVGAPPGYVGHEEGGQLTEKVRRKPYSIILLDEIEKAHPDVFNILLQVLEDGHLTDSFGRRVNFRNTVVIMTSNLGTRRIKQGGTLGFQREDKESKFNLMTDQIMDEVRRTFNPEFLNRIDETIIFRSLEREDMFKIVDILFTEVQNRLGDRDLALVLTDRARELIVEKGYDPSFGARPLRRVIRQAIEDPLSEEILGGKFLPGDRIVVDRGEEGLEFRKEVRPPDGETISAAQAPGQESTEQA, encoded by the coding sequence ATGCACGACCGATTCACGGAACGAGTCCGAAAGGTGATGTACCTCGCCCGTGAGGAAGCGGGAAGGCTCCAGCACGACTACATCGGAACGGAACATCTCCTTCTTGGCATCGTTCGCGAGGGAGAAGGGATCGCCGCGACGGTTCTAAGCAACCTCGGCCTCGATCTCGACCAGATCCGCCAGGCGGTCGAGAGCATGGTGTCGGGGAGCGGGGGAACGCTCACGATCGGCGAGATCCCCTTCACGCCGCGCGCGAAACGCGTGCTCGAGCTCGCCGTCGAAGAAGCGCGGCTTCTCGGTCACAACTACGTCGGAACGGAGCACCTTCTGCTCGGCCTGATCCGCGAGGGGGAAGGCGTGGCGGCGCGTGTTCTCATGGACCTCGGGGCGGACAAGAAGCGCGTGCGCGATGAGACGCTGAAGCTGCTCGGCGGGCACAGCGCGCCGGGGCAAGCGGCCTCCCCGCAGAAGAGCGAGACGCCGGCGCTCGACCAGTTCGGGCGCGACCTCACGCAGCTCGCCCGCGAGGGGAAGCTCGACCCGGTGATCGGGCGGCACAAGGAGATCGAGCGGGTCGTCCAAGTCCTTTGCCGGCGGAAGAAGAACAATCCGGCGCTCATCGGCGAGCCCGGGGTCGGCAAGACCGCCATCGCCGAGGGGCTCGCGGAACGGATCGCGACGCACCGCGTCCCCCACATCCTCATGAACAAGCGGCTCGTCACGCTCGACCTAGCATCGATCGTCGCGGGGACGAAGTACCGAGGACAATTCGAGGAGCGCCTCAAGGCGGTGATGAACGAGATCCGCGAATCGGACAACGTGATCATCTTCATCGACGAGCTCCACACGATCGTCGGCGCGGGCGGCGCGGAAGGGGCGATCGACGCGAGCAACATGCTGAAGCCGGCGCTCGCGCGCGGGGAGCTCCAGTGCATCGGCGCCACCACGCTCGACGAGTACCGGAAGTACATCGAGAAGGACGGCGCGCTCGAGCGCCGCTTCCAGCCGATCATGATCAACCCGCCCACCGCGGCGGAGACGATGGAGATCATCCGCGGGCTTCGGGACAAGTACGAGGCGCATCACCGGGCGGAGATCACCGACGAGGCGATCGTCGCCGCGGTGAAGCTCTCCGACCGCTTCATCAGCGACCGTTTCCTTCCGGACAAGGCGATCGACATCATCGACGAAGCGGGCTCGCGCGCGCGGCTTGCGGTGAGCGCGATCCCGAAGGACCTGAACGACATCGAGAAGAAGCTGAACAAGGTGACGCAGGAGAAGGAAGCCGCGATCTGCGCCCAGGAGTTCGAGAAGGCGGCGGCCCTCCGTGATCAGGAGAAGCGGCTCCGCCAGGAGCTTCTCTCGTTCCAGAAGGACTGGGACGTCCAGAAGAAAGAGGACAAGGCGGTCGTCGACGCCGAGGCGGTCGCGGCGGTCGTCTCCAGCATCACCGGCATCCCGATGCGCCGGCTCACGCAGACCGAGATGGAGAAGCTCCTCCACATGGAGGACGAGATCAACAAGAAGATCATCGGCCAGGACGCGGCCGTCGTCGCAATCTCGAAGGCGATTCGGAGAAACCGCGCGGGCATGCACGACCCGAGGCGTCCGATCGGCTCGTTCATCTTCCTCGGACCGACCGGTGTCGGAAAGACCGAGCTCGCCCGCGTTCTCGCCGAGTTCCTCTTCGAGGACCGGGAGGCGCTCATCCGGATCGATATGTCGGAGTTCATGGAGAAGTTCGCCGTCTCCCGGCTCGTCGGGGCGCCCCCGGGGTACGTCGGGCACGAGGAGGGCGGGCAGCTCACCGAGAAGGTTCGCCGGAAACCCTACTCGATCATCCTGCTCGACGAGATCGAGAAGGCGCACCCGGACGTGTTCAACATTCTCCTCCAGGTTCTCGAGGACGGGCACCTGACGGACAGCTTCGGGCGCCGCGTGAACTTCCGGAACACCGTGGTGATCATGACCTCGAACCTCGGCACGCGGCGGATCAAGCAGGGCGGTACGCTCGGCTTCCAGCGAGAGGACAAGGAATCGAAGTTCAACCTGATGACCGATCAGATCATGGACGAGGTGCGCCGCACGTTCAACCCGGAGTTCCTGAACCGGATCGACGAGACGATCATCTTCCGGTCTCTCGAGCGGGAGGACATGTTCAAGATCGTGGACATTCTGTTCACGGAGGTCCAGAATCGTCTCGGTGATCGGGATCTCGCGCTGGTCCTCACGGACCGGGCCCGGGAACTGATCGTCGAGAAGGGTTACGACCCGAGCTTCGGGGCGCGTCCCCTTCGGCGCGTCATCCGGCAGGCGATCGAGGATCCGCTCTCGGAGGAGATCCTCGGCGGAAAGTTCCTTCCCGGCGACCGGATCGTGGTCGATCGAGGAGAGGAGGGGCTGGAGTTCCGCAAGGAGGTCCGCCCGCCGGACGGAGAGACGATCAGCGCGGCACAGGCCCCCGGGCAGGAGAGCACCGAGC